Part of the Pseudomonas abietaniphila genome is shown below.
GGCATGTCCCAGGTCAAGGCCGGCCAACAACTGGCCATTGGCGTGTCCGGTGGTCGATGCCACCTGTTCGACGGTCAGGGGCAGGCGTTGCCGCATCGGGCCCATTACACCGAGCGGTCGGCTGAAAAAAACCTGCAATCACCCGGCTCTGCAGCGGTGGCGGGGTAGCGACTGGCCGTTTGAAACGCCCCGAAAAGGCGATTCCAGAGCGGTTAGTCACATTTTTTGCTTCAGTGACGGCGTTGTCCGCCGATACAGCCCTGGGTCCGATGCGTTATCGGATGCGATGTTTTAAACCAAGGAGCTGTAGATGCGTATTACCAGTATTTTGATGTTGGCGGGCACCTTGCTGCTGACCGGTTGTTCGTCGCTGATGCAACCCGTCGACAACCAGACGGTGCAGCCAAGTGCCCAGGACGGCGCTCAGGTCGTGTTCATGCGCAGTGCGTTCACCGCCAAGGCGATCGATGCTTCGCTGTACGACGTAACCGGCGGCAAGACTCAGTTCGTCGGCATTCTGTCCAACGACACCAAGATCGCCTACCCGACCGCGCCAGGTCATCGCACCTTCATGGTCGTGTCCGAAGCCGCCGACTTCCTGGAAGCCGATCTGGCGCCAGGCAAGACCTACTACTCAATGGTCACTCCCCGCATGGGCATGTGGAAAGCGCGCTTCTCCCTGTGGCCGGTGGCTCGCGATCCAAAGGCTGAATACAGCCTGCAATCCAAGGATTTCAAGGACTGGATCGGTGACACCAAACTGGTCACCAACTCGCCAAAATCGCTGAACTGGTTTGAAACCCACAAGGCCGATGTCGAAGCCAAGCGCGTTGAATACTGGCCGGTCTGGCAGAAGAAAAGCGCCGCTGATCTGCAACTGCGCACCCTGCAGGCCGCTGACGGTCTGTAATCTGGCGTGAGTCCTGACGCCAGCAGGTCGCACGGCTGACCCATGTGGCAATCCTGTTGCCCTCGGTAAGCCGTGCAGCGCAAAGTGATTACTGCGCTTGAACCTGCGCCAGTGCGCCCAATTGATCCGGCTTGCCCGCTACCACCACCAGATAACGCCGCTGCTCGGGCGTGTCGTTCTGCACGATCTGGCGGATCGGGCCGATGGTGTTGACGATGGCCGACCCCGCCGGATTGGTCATGAACGCTGACAACGGCTGCAGGTTGCCACTGCCATCCGGCTTGTCCGCCAGCGCCAGGGTGTAAGGCTGCTTGGGTTCAAGACCCGTCACTGCCGCTTGCAGCACTTGTGTCAGGCCCTGACTGAACAGCGTGACACTGGTGGGTGCCTGATCCGCAGGCTTGCCAACAGCGTTCAAACTCAGGTGCGCCGCTTGCCCGGCCACGCCCAGCGGCTTGAGGTTATCGGTACCGTCACCTTTTTCCACCGCATTGGGCACATAGGCAATCGCTTGCGGCGCTTGGCCAATCGGGATGTTGGCGATCACCTTGTTGCTCAACGTGTCGATCACTGCAAACGCATCGGCGTTTTCCAGGCCCACATAGATACGGCTGCCGTCACCCGACGGCCAGATGCCGTGAGGCAGGTTGCCGACCGGGATCGTCGCGACTTTCTCAAAAGTGTCGGTGCGATAGACCTGCACCTGATTCAGCCCGCCCACGGTGATGTAGGCGAACGAGCCATTAGCGTTGTTGACCAGGTTGACGTGGTTGGCAATCGGCCCGATGTCCAGCGTCTTGATCAGCTTGAACGGAGGTGTGGCTTCAAACACCTGCGCTTTGCCGACATCCTTCAGCGTGAACCAGACCTGCTTGCCATCGGCTGACGCGGCGATGTTCGGGCAGAACGGGCTGGCCTGAGGCACGTGGCCAACGATCTTGTGATCCGCCACCGACACCACTACGGTCTCCGGGTTGAACGACGAGCAGACGTAACCGTATTTGCCGTCCGGCGAGAAAATCTGCATGCCGGGACCGGCCGGTGTCTTGATGCGGGTCTTTTCCTCGAAGGTCTTGGCGTCGATCACCGACACATAGTCCTCGCCGCGAACCGTCACCCACACCTCTTTTCCATTGGGCGTGAAAAACGCTTCATGAGGTGCACGCCCAACATAGGTCTTGTGCTTGACGGTATTGGTTTGCGTGTCGATGAATGACACCGAGTTGGTGCCGATGGACACTACCGCCAGTGTCTTGTGGTCGGGCGAGAAGCCCATTCCGTGCACCAGCACTTCGCCTTTGTAAAGTGGGCTCAGGTTACCCGGCTGCGGATCGCCGAGGCTGATCACCCCAAGCAGTTTGTTGTTCACCGGATCGGTGACCGACACGGTATTGGAGAACTGCTCGGCTGCATACAGGCGATCCTGATGAGAGACGGGAATGTCCCTGGCCGAGGCTTTGCCGGGGATCTGTCCGGCAAAACCGGGCATCGAAGCGGTCAACAATGCGCCGGTCAGCAGCGCCATGGGAAAGCGAGGGAAGTGCATGGGATTTCCTTCTTTTTGTGACGTCAGGGATGGAGGGTCAGGGCTGTGTCGCACGCGGTGCCTGGGTCGGCGAGGCGACAGAGGGCGGCAACGGATCGCCGATGGCCAGGCGCATCGCGGCAATTTCCTGCTGTTGTTCGACGATGATTTCCTGGGCCATGCGTTTGAGCTGTTCGTTGTGGCCGTACTTGAGCAGGGTCACGGCCATGTCGATGGCGCCCTGGTGATGGGCGCTCATCATCGCCACGAAATCGCGGTCGATGTCGCCGGTGGGTTTGCTGTCCATGCCGGCCATCATCGTTTCCATGGCGGCAGCGTTTTCGCTGAGGAAGGGAGCCTCGGCGCTCACGGGGTCGGGTGTGTTCCCGTGCTCGTGGCCTTCGTGACCCATGGCAACGGACACCGCGCTCACCAGAAGCAGTGCGACGCCGTAGCGCAGGGAATGGCGGGTGAGTCGTGACATGTGCGTTTCCTCCTGTCTGAAAGCGTTCACAGGCAGGACGCACGGCGGGGCGGGTTATTCCATCTGCGGGCGTGTTATTCGATCTCCGAAGCCGATTCCCCCAGATGGTCGATGTGCTTGAAGCGCTCGACCAGGAAGTCGATCAGGCTTCTCACGCGGGCGGACAAGTGCAATTGCTGCGGGTACACCGCATAGACGTCGGCACGGGTCGGGGTCTGGTCTTCGAGCACCAGTCGCAGGCGGCCGCTGCGGACATAGCGGGCGATGTCCCACTCGGCTCGCAGCAGAATGCCGTAGCCTTCCAGTGCCCAGTTCAGGGCGACCTCACCGTCGTTGCACCCCAGCGCGCCGCGCACCTTGATGTTCTGCGTCTTGCCGCCGTTGGTGAAACTCCACACGCCGTAAGGCGTTTCGTTTTGCCGCAAAAAAATGCAGTTGTGCTGTTGCAGGTCGGTCAGGCGGGTCGGCACGCCGTTCTTTTCAAGGTACAGCGGCGAGGCGCACAACAGGCGTCGGTTGGAGGCAATCTTGCGCGCATGAAACGCGGCGTCCGGCAGGGTGCCGAAACGGATGCCCAGATCGAAGCCATGGGTGGCGAGGTCCAGTGGGTGATCGCTGATTTCGAGCTGGATCTCCACCTCCGGATAGCGCGCGAAAAACGCCGCCAGCGCCGGGCCGATATAGCGGCGACCGAACCCCAAAGACGCATTGACGCGAATCAGGCCCTTGGGCGTCGCTCGGCTGCTGCTCACCAGTTGCTCGACTTCCTCGATCTGCGTGAGGATTCGCGCCGCGTGGGAAAAGTAAAGCTCACCCTCTGTGGTCAGGCTCATGGATCGCGTGGTGCGGTTGACCAGCCGAATACCGAGCCGCGCTTCCAGTGCGCTCAGTCGCTTGCTCACGGCAGGCGGTGTTACCCCCAGCTCCCGCGCGGTAGCGGCAAGGCTGCCTTGTTTGGCGAGGAGGTAGAAAAACTGCAGATCCAGGGACTGGTTCATTCGTAACTCAAAGTTATGGATGTAGTGATTCCGGGGCACTCACTGCGCGGCGCTTACTACATATACTCCGCTCACACCCCGCTTGACCAGCCTGCTTCAAGCGGTACAACAAAAACGTGACGAGAGTGGAGTTGATCATGAGCGCATACAAAATCGCAGCCATCCCAGGCGACGGCATTGGCGTCGAAGTCATTGCAGCCGGTGTCGAAGTGCTGCAGGCCTTGTCGGAAAAATCCGGCTTCGCGCTGGACTTCAAACACTTCGACTGGAACTCGGACAACTACCTGAAAAACGGCTACTACATTCCGGAAGGCGGTCTGGCTGAGCTCAAGACGTTCGACGCGATCTTCTTCGGCGCAGTCGGCGCCCTCAATGTGCCGGACCACATTTCCCTGTGGGGCCTGCGTCTGCCGATCTGCCAGGGCTTTGACCAATACGCCAACGTGCGCCCGGCACGGGTGCTGCCGGGGGTGAAAAGCCCGCTGCACAATGGCGAGCAGATTGACTGGGTGGTGGTGCGCGAGAACTCCGAAGGCGAGTATTCGGGCAACGGCGGGCGCGTACACCGTGGATTGCCGGAGGAGGTTGCCACCGAGGTGTCGGTCTTTACCCGGGCGGGTGTCGAGCGTATCCACCGTTTTGCGTTTGAACTGGCGCAAAGTCGCCCACGCAAGCACCTGACCATGGTCACCAAATCCAACGCCCAGCGTCATGGCATGGTCTTGTGGGACGAGATTTTCTACGAGGTCGCCAAGGACTTTCCTGACGTGAACGTCGACAAGGAACTGGTGGACGCAGTGACCACGCGCATGGTGCTCAAGCCGTCAACGCTGGACGTAATCGTCGCCACCAACCTGCACGCCGATATCCTTTCGGACCTCGCGGCGGCGTTGTCCGGCAGCCTGGGCATTGCACCGACGGCCAACCTCAACCCGTCACGTCAATTCCCGTCCATGTTCGAGCCGATTCACGGTTCGGCGTTCGACATCACCGGTAAGGGCGTTGCCAACCCGATTGCCACCTTCTGGACCGCAGCCATGATGCTGGAGCACTTGGGTGAGCCTGCTGCCGCCAAGCAGTTGATGTCGGCGATCGAGGCCGTGACTGAAAGCGGGGTGCACACGCCGGATCTGGGCGGTACGGCGACCACGCGGCAAATCACCGATGCCGTGCTGGCGCTGATCAACCGCTGAGTCGGCACACCGATTCAAAGTAATGCAGCTATCGCCGGGGGCAGGGCACGCACCTGACCCCTCGGTACCTCCTGACAACAATAAAAATCAGGGCCCTGTCATGAAAAGAATACTTGGCAAACTCTACGTACAAGTGCTCATCGCCGTCATTCTCGGCGCCATCGTCGGCGTGTTCGTCCCCGAAACCGCCACCGCGCTCAAACCCTTGGGCGACGCGTTCATCAAGCTGATCAAGATGTTGCTGGCACCGGTGATTTTCCTCACCGTCGTCTCGGGCATCGCCCGCATGGAAAGCATGAAAGAGCTCGGCCGCGTCGGCTTCCGCGCGCTGCTGTATTTCGAAGTCGTGTCGACCCTGGCGTTAGTGGTCGGGTTGGTCGTGGTCGACGTGTTCAAGCCGGGCGCCGGCATGAACATCGATGCCGCCACCCTCGACACCTCAAGCCTGGCGACTTACACCACCGCGGCCAAACACGCGTCGTTCATGGACTTCATCATGAACATCATTCCCGACACGATCGTCGATGCCTTCGCCAAGGGCAACGTGCTGCAGATTCTGCTGTTCTCGATCCTGCTGGGCGTCGCGCTGGCCCAGGTCGGGCCTCGCGGAAAAGTCTTTGTCGACGCGCTGGACAGCCTGATGCAGGGCATGTTTCGCATCGTCAACATGGTCATGCGTCTGGCACCGATCGGCGCATTCGGCGCCATTGCCTTCACCATTGGGAAGTATGGCTTCGGCTCGCTGTTCTCCCTCGGCAAACTCATGGCGTGTGTGTACCTGACGTGCGCGGTGTTCGTGATTTTTGTGCTCGGGCCCATCTGCCGTTACAGCGGTTTCAGCCTGTGGAAGTTCCTGCGATTCATCAAGGAAGAGCTGTTCACGGTGCTGGGCACCAGCTCATCGGAATCGGTGTTGCCGCAGATGATTTCGAAGATGGAGAAAGCCGGCGTGTCGAAACCGGTGGCCGGGATGATCATTCCCTCGGGCCTGACGTTCAACCCGGACGGTCAGGCGATCTACTACACCATCGCCGCGATTTTCATCGCGCAAGCCACCAACACACCACTGACCCTGACCGATCAATTGATCGTGCTGGCCGTGCTGATGTTTACCTCCAAAGGTTCGGCGGGCGTTACCGGCTCGGGTTTCATCATCCTGGCGGCCACCCTGGCATCGCTGGGCACCATTCCAGTGGCGGGGATGGTTCTGCTGCTCGGAGTCGATCGCTTCATGTCCGAGGCAAGGGCGATCACCAACACCATCGGTAACGGCGTAGGCACCATGGCCATCGCCAAATGGGTCGGCGCGCTGGACACGGACAAGATGAACAGGGCGCTCAACGGCGAGCCTGAACCGGAAAAGGCAGAGCCTGTCGCGCCCGAGAAACCGCCGGCTTCATCCGCGAGCACTGCCGGGTTGGCGCCGGCGCTTGGCCGCCTGTCTCGGGGCTAGCGCAACGTTGTTGCGGGCGTGCAGTGGATGAACGTCGATGAGTTCAGCCATTGCGCGTCCGGGTAATAGATGAACACCAGTTGACCCTCCTTCAAGGTGTCGATCACCGGCCTCGCAGCGGCCGTCGGCACCGCAGGACAACCATGGCTTCTGCCGATTCGCCCGTTTGCGCGGGCGAAGTCGTTGCTGACGTAATCGGCACCATGGATGACCACGTCACGTTCGAAGGCCCGGTCGTTGACCCCCGGTTCCAGGCCGTCCATGCGCAGCGAATAACCGTTGCGCCCCACGTAGGTCTCGCGGGTGCTGTAGAGGCCGATGCTGGAGGCCAGGCTGTCGGGTTCGTTGGAAAACTGCGTGGCCAGGTTTTCGCCGCTGTTGCGGCCATGGGCGACCAGTTCGTGAAAGAGCAGGGTGCGCGTGTCGAGGTCGAAGACCCACAGCCGCGGCTCGTTCGAGGGGCGCGAGTAATCGATGACCGCAAGTTTTGTGGTGGAGGTGCCGGACGTCGACATCCGGCATTGCGCCGATTGCACGGCCAGTTCGATGACCTGGGGATCAGCATCCGGCGCGGCACGGCTTAACGCGGCGCTCAATCCATACCCGCTTTCCGCGCAGGCCAGCGCCGGGCAGAGCGACGCTATCATCATCAGTAAAAACGGCTTGATTGCCATGCATAAGGCTCGCTGGGAAAGGGCATCGCTGCCCCTCAATATCGTTAACCGTGGGAGTCGGTTGCAAGCACCACCCGTCCCGCAAATGAAAGCCGTTGCATAAAGTTAAAACGCCACTATGCTGCTTCCAGCGAGCGCTTCTCTACTCGCTGTTGATCCGTGGCGTCTCCCTAAAACAACACCCCATAACCGGTCGACGACAGCTTGCGATGTTCCGACTTACCGCTGGCGAACAGGCCCTGACGGCGGCCCGGACGTAATGCGGATGCAGGCGCGATCGGCCTTGAACAGAAGGTTCGACGATGCGCCTTATTTCCCTTTCAATCTGCCTGCTGATGGCTGCGTTCGTTGGCCAGTCGCAGGCGGCTGACACGACCCCGGAGCCGGAGGCTGTGGTCAGCAAAGCGCAAGTGCTGGAAGAAAAAGCCGCTGACAAGGACGGTGCGACACCGGCCGTGCCCAAGAGCGAAATCATCACCAAGTCCGAAGCTCAGGCCGTTGACCCTGAGGGCGCGGCGTCGGTGGACGATGCCATCGTCTGCCTGTCACGCACGATCTATTGGGAAGCCAAGGGCGGTACCGATGCGGACATGTCGGCGGTGGCCAACGTCGTGCTCAACCGGTTGGGCCATGAGGGCTATCCGGACACGATCTGTGGCGTGGTCAAGCAGGGGTCGGAGAAGAAAGCCTGCCAGTTTTCCTGGTGGTGCGACGGGCGTTCCGATCAAGTGAAGGAAGACGATCGCTACGCCGCCTCCAAGGAAATCGCCCGCAAGGCCCTTAACCAGCAGCTCACCGACAGCACCAAGGGCGCGATGTACTTCCACGACCGCAACGTCAAACCCGCTTGGGCCAGCGAGTACATCAAGACGGCCGAAACCGGGAAGTTTCTGTTTTACAAACCGAAGGACGGGAAGGCGAAGTAGGGTGTAGATACCCCATTCCAGCCCATAGGTGCTCTGTCAAATTAACATTGTGCGCATTGACGCTTTCCCTGTGGGAGACGTCCGAGGTTACGAGGGTATGGGCCGCACTCGGACGAATGCGGTGGGTCGATTCTGTCTCCCACAGGGACCGAGTCAATGCGCGCAGCGAGGATGCAGTCCAGTCTGCGTAGTTGAGCGTGCTCGCGAATGCAGTGTTTCGTTCAACATGGATGCAACAGAAAGACCGCATTCGCGGCCGTCGTAACCTCCGACTGCTCCTACAGTGATCGAGTCAGTCCGCGCAAAACAGCGCCGGGCGTTCAAATGGTGGTTATTGCTTCACCCCAAACATCGCGGTCCAGTAAATGCCGGCGTCGCTTTTCGGGTCGGTCGCGTAGGCGGCGCCGAGGTCGCGGAAGTCCGGGTTCATCAGGTTGGCGCAATGACCGGGGCTGGCGAGCCAGCCTTCGACCACCTTGCGGGCGCTGTCTTGCCCGGCCGCGATGTTTTCACCGATCTGTTGCCCGAGATAACCCGCGAGCTCCGCACGATCGCCTGGCGTGCCGCCGTTGCGACCTTTGTGATCGAAATAATTGTTGTTGGCCATGGACCGGGTGTGCCCCTCGGCGGCCGTGGCCAGGGTGTCGTTCCAGACCAGCGGGGCGGCTGCCGAGAACGGTTGACCGCCACACTGATGCGGCACGCTGCGGGCAGTATTGATCAGCCCGAGTATTTTCTGCCCTTCGGCCTGGGAGTTGCCCAGCCCACCGGCCAGCAGGGGGCGCGCCAGCACGATACGCCAGTCACGATCATTGCGGCTGACGCCCACATCGACAAACTGCGGGTCCAATACCACCTGACAAAAGCTTTCCTGAATGGCCTTCATCGCCGAGGGCGCGTCACGCGGCCCGGACAATGAGATCGCCTGCACGGTCACCATGGGATAGGACGCACGAGCCAGCACCTGTTGCAGATCCACGCTGCCGGTGGGCGGCAGGTTAAGGCGTGGATCGGCGGTCAGGGGAGGGAGTTCCTGAGACACCACGTTGGCGCATGGCTGCGCTTGACTGCGAAAGCTGTTGATCGACTGCACCAGTTGCGTTTCTTCACTGGCCTGCGCGGTGCCGGTGAACATCACCAGCCATGAAAAGGCGGCAAGACCCATAGAAAATGATGTAAGGCGCATGAAGATCTCCCTTGAACTGACTGCGGCCATGATGCGCGATTTTGCCTGTATCGAAATAGTCTGAACCAAACAATCCATGGAGGTTGCAGTCGAGTGACCGCTTTTTGCAATCGTTGGGATGAAAATGGTGCCCGCTGCGTGGCCACTCGATGGGTTTGCAGAGGTCAGAACGCGGGGCGCTTTGTCATTGAGCGATCTCAAGGTAAGGCACGCCCGCCCATTCCTTCAACGCATGACTGTTATCACCTGAGCCCGTCTTCTTGGCGCCGGTGCGGATTGAGAGGATGAGCGCCTCGCTTCACTCATCCCCCATAAGGAATACCGCCATGACCCTCCAAGCCAAACTCGACGCCTTCAAAGCTGACTTCGTTGCGGGCAAACCACCCTACAACGCGCCTGCACCGGTACACGCGATCATGAAGCGTGCCACCGACGAGCTCATCGCTTCCGGGCAGGCCCAACGCACCCTGAAAGTGGGTGACAAAGCGCCGGTCTTCACCCTCAACGATCCGGACGGTAACCCGGTCTCCTCCACTGATTTGCTGGCGAAAGGACCATTGGTGATCAGTTTTTACCGGGGTGTCTGGTGCCCGTACTGCAACATGGAGCTGCAAGCACTGGAAGAAGCCTTGCCTCAGTACCGTGAACTGGGCGCGAACCTGGTGGCAATCTCTCCGCAGGTTCAAGCCAACAGCCGCAAATCGGTGCGCCAGAACCACCTGACCTTCCCGATTCTCAGTGACGTCAAAAGTCAGGTGGCCGAGGCTTTCGGTCTGCGCTTCAAGCTGCCGGACTACCTGATCGACCTGTACAAAGGCTTCGGCAATGACCTGCCGACCTTCAACGACGACGCCGGTTGGGTACTGCCGATGCCGGGCCGTTTCGTGATCGGCCAGGACGGGGTGATCAAGTACGCCGAGGTCAATCCCGATTACACTCTGCGTCCAGAACCGACCGATCTGTTGCCGGCCTTGCGCGGCTGAGCGGTGATGTGAAATCAGGCTGCCACCTACCGTGGCGGCCTTTTTTGCATGCAGGCTGTTGCTGCCGTCGGGTATCGGCGATGCTGCGTGCTGCCTCAAGAACGATTGAAGAAGGAATGCTGATGGACCGTCTGGCCGCGATGGAAACCTTTATCTGTGCCGTGGAAACCGGGTCGTTCTCGGCTGCCGCCAAGCGCCTGGGCGTTGGGCAGCCCGCCGTGTCGAAATCCATCGCCTCGCTGGAGCAAACCCTGGGCACGCGCCTGCTGCTGCGCACCACCCGCGGGCTGACGCCGACCGAAGCCGGGCAGGCTTATTACGACGCCGCACGGCTCACGGTCGATCATGCCAACGAAGCCGATGCCGCGGTACGTGGAGTGGGGGTGGGGCTTACCGGGCGATTGAGGATCAGTGCCGCGACCACTTTCGCCAGCCTGCATGTGGTCCCCTATCTGGGGCCATTGCTCAAGCAGCATCCAGGGCTGAATATCGAGGTGATTCTCGATGATCGCAGTGTTGACCTGGTGGAAGAGGGCATCGACGTGTCGTTGCGCATGGGCGTGCTGGATGATTCGTCGATGACGGCAAAGAAGATCGCTCAAGGACGGCGACGGGTGATCGCCACGCCCGCGTATCTGGCGTGCCATGGGGTTCCTCTCCATCCATGGGATCTGGAGGAGCATCAGGCGGTGGTCTATAACCGCGCCGGGGGCGGCGATACCTGGCTGCTGCGCCGGGGTGACGAAACACACAGCGCATCGGTGGGCGGACGTTTGCGCGTGTCGGCTGCGGAGGGGGTGCGCGCGGCGGTGAAGGCCAACCTCGGGCTGGCGATGGCCTCGGAATGGATGTTCGCGCCGGAACTGGCGAGCGGCGAAGTGGTGACCGTGCTGGATGACTGGACGTTACCGCCCGTAGACTTGTGGGCGGTGTTCCCGGCCGGGCGCATGACCAGCGCCAAGGCCCGGGTCTTCGTGGATTACGTCGCCGCGTTGCTGGGCCAATGAAAGCCCAGCCAGGCGATGGGCGGTTGCCGGGTCACAGCGTCGCTTTGACCTGCAAGCCGACGATCAGGGTGTTGTCGATGTCTTCACCATAGAACGCACCCGGTTCAATGATGTACTGCACCGATGGGCGCAGTGTCAGCCATGGCGCGATCTGTGCGCCGTACGTCATCTCCACCAGACCTTCGCCGCTGGCCAGGTCCGGGAAGTCCTGACCGTTGGCCAGCGCTGCGTTTTCCTGCACGTCCCGGCTGCGCGAGTTGAAGACCGCACGACCGTAACCGATGGCGACGGTGTCGTTGGGACGGGACACGAACGGTTTCTTCAGAGCAAAGCCGGTCGAATACCAGCGACGGAACGGCGCGGCTGCAGCGCTGGCGTTGGAGAACTGACCGAACACGCGGACGTTGCGGCCGCTGACATCGCTTGAATTCCAGATCGCCTGGTCCATGAGGAAATACGAGCCCTCACGGCCTGCGACTTCCTTGCTCGTGCCGATGCGCGGGGCGTCGGACGTGTCGTAGTAATAGCCGACGCGATACTCGCCGGGCATGTCGCCGAGCACGTTGTAGATCGCTTCGATGGGCAGAATGTTGCCCGTGCTGTCTTTAGGCGCCATGTCCCAGGCGCGACTGGATTGGCCGTTGCTGGCGGCGTCGACCTTGAAGGCAGCGACCTGCAATGCGAAGTTCGGTGTGAAGCGATACTTGGCCATGGCGCCCAAATGGGCGTTGGGATAGTTGCTCCAGCCGCTGCCGCCGGACATCGCCAGTGGATGACCGCAAAAACCGGCGTTCATGAAGTTGCACAGAATCCCGCTGCTCAGGCCGCCCAGGTCATTGCCCATCGCCATATAACCCAGCTTGACGTTCAGTGCCGGGCTGAAGAGGGTGTTTTCGTAGCTAAGCTCGGTCAGCCGCGTGTACAGGCCACCGTAGTTTTCCTGTACTGGCAGCCGGTTGCCCACCAGATCGCCGGAGCCGTCGTTGCCGCGCCGGTCGTTGATGGTCAACTGTATTTTGCCGCCGCTTTCCAGATCCAGCAGTTTGCCGAGATCGAACTGCGCACCCAGCTTGATGTTCTGTGAATAGCGGGTTCCGCGCTGTTTGCCGCCGTGGGCGTTGTAGACCGTCTCCCCGCTGTAGTCGCCGGTGATTTTCACGCCCTGCGCGGCCAGTCGGCTGCGGCTGCCATCCCAGTCACCTGTCATCGTCGACTGCTCCAGCCAGTCATCGGCCATGGTCGGCGCGGAGGCTGCCATGGCCAGCACGGA
Proteins encoded:
- a CDS encoding LysR family transcriptional regulator, which gives rise to MDRLAAMETFICAVETGSFSAAAKRLGVGQPAVSKSIASLEQTLGTRLLLRTTRGLTPTEAGQAYYDAARLTVDHANEADAAVRGVGVGLTGRLRISAATTFASLHVVPYLGPLLKQHPGLNIEVILDDRSVDLVEEGIDVSLRMGVLDDSSMTAKKIAQGRRRVIATPAYLACHGVPLHPWDLEEHQAVVYNRAGGGDTWLLRRGDETHSASVGGRLRVSAAEGVRAAVKANLGLAMASEWMFAPELASGEVVTVLDDWTLPPVDLWAVFPAGRMTSAKARVFVDYVAALLGQ
- a CDS encoding carbohydrate porin — protein: MAASAPTMADDWLEQSTMTGDWDGSRSRLAAQGVKITGDYSGETVYNAHGGKQRGTRYSQNIKLGAQFDLGKLLDLESGGKIQLTINDRRGNDGSGDLVGNRLPVQENYGGLYTRLTELSYENTLFSPALNVKLGYMAMGNDLGGLSSGILCNFMNAGFCGHPLAMSGGSGWSNYPNAHLGAMAKYRFTPNFALQVAAFKVDAASNGQSSRAWDMAPKDSTGNILPIEAIYNVLGDMPGEYRVGYYYDTSDAPRIGTSKEVAGREGSYFLMDQAIWNSSDVSGRNVRVFGQFSNASAAAAPFRRWYSTGFALKKPFVSRPNDTVAIGYGRAVFNSRSRDVQENAALANGQDFPDLASGEGLVEMTYGAQIAPWLTLRPSVQYIIEPGAFYGEDIDNTLIVGLQVKATL